The genomic window AGGCAGATTTTGCCCTCCTTGTTAACAGTTTAGGGGGAGGAGAAGGCAGGCCTTCCCTTACTGACTGAACACATGAAGTAAAAACATTTTCTATGGCAGATTTGGAGGATCGAAAATTTTCTTCGCTATCTAATAAGTTGTACTTTTCTGGATATATGAAATTTTCTCTGCCTGATTCACACACAGTTTTAACTACGCGACATATATTAGAGCACAATTCTGGAGATTCTGAATTTCTATTGACAGAGCCTGCTGCAGGGTAAATTGACTTCAACTTTTTCACATCAAAATCAGTTAGAAAAGAAAACCCAGACAATCGGCTGTCAGACTGCACACCATGCAGCTTTACCTCAGACCGATTGCTCCACTGTTCCGTATTCTCATCCTCATGAATCACCGTTGTGCAGACATTGCTGTTGGTAGTTGTTGCGGTGGACTTCAAGCTCCACATTGACCCAGACAACAAGGGCGGGGATGAACAAGTTGTGAGGGACGACTCGCTCTCTACTGCATTGTTGTTGTACGATCGTTCGGATTTAGCATCAAATGGATCCAGACCTGCGTCATGTTGAGGCAGGCTGTGGTCGGAAGATATCCCACTGTCTACTCGAGACTCCATAAGGAATCTCTGCACTTTTTGCTCACTCCGTGCATCCTCCGATTCCACTTTAGAGTGCAAACTAGTACAACTACCATCTTCACAATCACTCTCTGTAGCTTCTGATGAAAAACTATCAGAATTTTGACCTTTAACCCGAAATTTACCACCTTTCccctttctatatttttttctcacctTGCGAGAGTTCTCGGGGCCGATTCTTCGGCCCCTTTTAAGACGTTGTATATAAGCTAGCGGAGGTTGTATGGATGGCCGAACAGTGTTTAAACCATTCAAAGCTGCTATTGCCCTGAGattctttttgtatttattctCATTTCTCATGAAAGCCGGCAGTCGGATACAGTCTTGCCGTGCGAGACGTTTACACCGGGACACCTCGTCCACACACATTTTACCACTCATCAGAACCTGGAAATCTATGTTGTCAATGTTGCGTAAAATTTCCACTGCACCTACAATGATGTTGATGATGAAAGTGAAATTGACATTGAATATTGCAAGCTTGTAGGGTAACATTCAATATTGTCTCCCTAAA from Magallana gigas chromosome 9, xbMagGiga1.1, whole genome shotgun sequence includes these protein-coding regions:
- the LOC105345299 gene encoding uncharacterized protein isoform X1, translated to MTKKYQQRSSSGSKTTNIKNLDQQPAKFATAICPLNLEEQKERFLKHGRLPKFVMKGSEEEIEHLYLKASNQIRFDLFGEAEHILNVVKEKYGDGHTYLDVMYGEKITKDEANNILLDYLKENKLDGAMSLIWCTNLAASARMMWVGPHAKYNKPEARSYSFWIKDTDDNNFIRQWGIRCLADHEIGTHFFRSFNDGLQPWFMDRKRFGVRGLGSLEQLRTEEGLACINTVLNAKVRYLWSSALQYYAACKSAEMTFKQLFDHLTLFVKSPDHRWRLCMRIKRGLIDPNDLGGYGKDQCYFEGAVEILRNIDNIDFQVLMSGKMCVDEVSRCKRLARQDCIRLPAFMRNENKYKKNLRAIAALNGLNTVRPSIQPPLAYIQRLKRGRRIGPENSRKVRKKYRKGKGGKFRVKGQNSDSFSSEATESDCEDGSCTSLHSKVESEDARSEQKVQRFLMESRVDSGISSDHSLPQHDAGLDPFDAKSERSYNNNAVESESSLTTCSSPPLLSGSMWSLKSTATTTNSNVCTTVIHEDENTEQWSNRSEVKLHGVQSDSRLSGFSFLTDFDVKKLKSIYPAAGSVNRNSESPELCSNICRVVKTVCESGRENFIYPEKYNLLDSEENFRSSKSAIENVFTSCVQSVREGLPSPPPKLLTRRAKSACNRLPSNLKRN